A region from the uncultured Bacteroides sp. genome encodes:
- a CDS encoding TolC family protein yields MKTKITISAIAIITMHVAFPPTLSGQNSTKSLQECLQSAIDNNLTMQSGRISIERAKDLQGTAFNIDKTSFSLSQDPTSGGSPDNSISLSQSFDFPTAYGSRRGLLKAETKLERSNLEVTRNELVKEITSIYYQLLYARENIKIRQKQDSIYAQFLFLADAKLKSGETSRLEQMNAERLYNENKIELQNTKKSYQNIQLILQRWMNTEEYVEPVEVALSVMEPAFPITDFNPEQTPLGELYANKKIISEKNLSVVKQGYLPGFNFALKSQFLIKGFNPYNIERERFDKGNFMGFEAGISVPLFFGEQRAKTKAAKREVERTKIQQEDAMLAMRKDYQTYLNEYAKAKNTLEYYSLHGRKQAGDIIRISQISYEKGEIDYVEYIQNLKTAVEINLQYANAINDYNQTIIMLNYLQGNK; encoded by the coding sequence ATGAAAACAAAGATAACAATATCGGCTATTGCGATTATAACAATGCATGTTGCTTTCCCGCCAACTTTATCCGGACAAAATAGCACAAAATCGTTACAAGAATGCCTTCAGTCCGCCATAGATAATAACCTGACCATGCAATCGGGGCGTATCTCGATTGAGAGGGCTAAAGATTTGCAGGGTACGGCTTTCAACATAGACAAAACAAGTTTCTCCCTGAGTCAGGACCCTACATCCGGCGGCAGTCCCGATAACAGTATATCGCTAAGCCAGAGTTTTGATTTTCCCACGGCATACGGTTCACGGAGAGGATTGCTAAAAGCGGAAACAAAACTCGAACGCAGCAATCTGGAAGTAACCCGCAATGAGCTTGTAAAAGAGATAACAAGTATATATTATCAATTGCTGTATGCCAGAGAGAATATAAAAATCCGGCAGAAGCAGGATAGCATTTACGCACAGTTTCTGTTTCTTGCCGATGCCAAATTGAAATCAGGGGAAACAAGCCGTCTCGAACAGATGAATGCCGAACGGCTCTATAATGAGAATAAGATAGAGTTGCAAAACACAAAGAAATCCTATCAGAATATACAACTGATTCTTCAACGATGGATGAATACGGAAGAATATGTAGAACCTGTTGAAGTTGCTTTATCCGTCATGGAACCCGCATTTCCTATAACCGATTTCAATCCGGAACAAACGCCTCTGGGTGAGCTATACGCTAATAAAAAGATTATCAGCGAAAAAAACCTGAGTGTTGTCAAACAAGGATATCTGCCCGGTTTCAATTTCGCATTGAAGAGCCAGTTTCTCATAAAAGGGTTCAATCCTTATAATATCGAACGGGAACGCTTTGACAAAGGTAACTTTATGGGCTTTGAAGCAGGTATCAGTGTTCCTCTGTTTTTCGGGGAGCAAAGAGCTAAAACAAAAGCAGCCAAAAGAGAAGTAGAAAGGACAAAAATTCAGCAAGAGGATGCCATGCTTGCCATGCGTAAAGACTATCAGACTTATCTGAATGAATATGCCAAAGCTAAAAACACTCTGGAGTACTATTCGCTTCATGGCAGAAAACAGGCGGGCGATATAATACGTATATCACAGATTTCGTACGAAAAAGGAGAAATAGATTATGTGGAGTATATCCAAAATCTAAAAACAGCGGTCGAAATAAATTTGCAATATGCCAATGCCATTAACGACTATAACCAGACAATCATTATGTTAAACTATCTACAAGGAAATAAATAA
- a CDS encoding ATP-binding protein, which yields MYREKLKELIAWKESKFRKPLILRGARQVGKTWLLEEFGRTSYEKSVYVNFEDTPALQSLFVTDFNMERIINILQIQAQTIITPEDTLIIFDEIQSAERGITSLKYFCEKVPQYHVVAAGSLLGMGLHSNVSFPVGKVDFMDLRPMSFAEFLYSFNENELVEALRRHDWGVVTVFRDKLVEYLRYYLYVGGMPEVVDAFSETRDWQLVRRIQLRILSSYEGDFSKHAPVEVVPRIRMVWQSIPAQLAKENKKFIYGVLREGARAKDFELAIQWLVDCGLLLKCHRVSKPGMPLIAYQDLSTFKLYLHDVGLLSAMAGVNVQSLIQGNTVFTEFKGSLTEQYVMQQLRLVSERYIGYWTNDRSTSEVDFVIQQEGEIIPIEVKAGENLKAKSFKLFCEKYNSKKAIRTSLTDYCEESWMTNLPLYGIE from the coding sequence ATGTATAGAGAGAAGCTAAAGGAATTGATTGCTTGGAAAGAAAGTAAATTTCGTAAGCCGCTTATATTACGAGGGGCCCGGCAGGTTGGGAAGACTTGGCTTTTGGAAGAGTTCGGCCGCACATCTTATGAAAAGAGTGTGTATGTTAACTTTGAGGATACGCCTGCTTTGCAATCATTGTTTGTTACTGATTTTAATATGGAACGGATCATTAATATTTTGCAAATTCAAGCGCAAACTATTATTACTCCGGAAGATACCTTAATTATTTTTGATGAAATTCAGTCGGCAGAACGCGGCATCACTTCTTTGAAATATTTTTGTGAAAAGGTTCCACAGTATCATGTTGTTGCTGCGGGCTCTCTGTTGGGTATGGGTTTGCATAGTAATGTTTCTTTTCCTGTTGGCAAAGTGGATTTTATGGACCTGCGCCCTATGTCATTTGCGGAATTCCTTTATTCGTTTAATGAAAATGAATTGGTAGAGGCTCTTCGCAGGCACGATTGGGGTGTTGTGACTGTATTTCGTGATAAGTTAGTAGAATATTTACGCTATTACCTGTATGTAGGCGGTATGCCTGAAGTGGTGGATGCGTTTTCTGAAACACGTGATTGGCAATTGGTACGCCGCATTCAACTTCGGATCTTGAGTTCTTATGAGGGTGATTTTTCAAAACATGCTCCTGTTGAGGTCGTTCCTCGTATCCGGATGGTTTGGCAGAGCATTCCCGCTCAGTTGGCAAAAGAGAATAAGAAATTTATCTATGGCGTTCTTAGGGAAGGCGCACGGGCAAAGGATTTTGAATTAGCCATTCAGTGGCTGGTAGACTGCGGCTTATTATTGAAATGCCATCGGGTTTCGAAACCGGGAATGCCGCTCATTGCTTATCAGGATCTTTCAACTTTCAAACTTTATCTTCATGATGTGGGCCTGCTTTCGGCCATGGCAGGTGTCAATGTGCAATCATTGATACAGGGAAATACCGTTTTTACAGAATTTAAGGGCTCTCTCACGGAGCAATATGTGATGCAGCAGCTTCGTCTGGTAAGTGAACGTTATATCGGCTATTGGACGAATGATCGAAGTACTTCCGAAGTGGATTTTGTAATTCAGCAGGAAGGTGAAATAATCCCGATAGAGGTGAAGGCGGGTGAGAACCTAAAAGCAAAGAGTTTTAAACTATTTTGTGAAAAATATAACTCAAAAAAGGCTATCCGAACGTCACTTACTGATTATTGTGAGGAGTCCTGGATGACGAATTTACCACTGTATGGGATAGAATAA
- a CDS encoding RNA polymerase sigma-70 factor, which translates to MAQPESDSIVFEELFNKYRTRFIRFAQNYVHDAPIAEDFVMEAFVYYWENRNRLENERNIPAYILTVIKHKCLNYLQHLQLETNVAEDMAIRAQWELDIRISTLKACDPYDIFSAETKEMVNKALSELPEKTKRVFLMSRLENKSNMQIATELGISAKGVEFHITKALKKLRISLKDYYPLLFLFLG; encoded by the coding sequence ATGGCTCAGCCGGAATCTGATTCAATAGTCTTTGAAGAACTATTTAATAAATACAGGACAAGATTTATCCGCTTTGCGCAAAATTACGTACACGATGCTCCTATAGCCGAGGACTTCGTTATGGAAGCATTCGTTTACTATTGGGAGAACCGCAACCGACTGGAAAATGAAAGAAACATACCGGCTTACATACTTACCGTCATCAAACATAAATGCTTAAACTATCTGCAACACCTGCAACTGGAAACAAATGTGGCTGAAGACATGGCCATCCGTGCTCAATGGGAACTCGACATACGTATTTCCACCCTGAAAGCCTGTGACCCTTACGATATATTCTCCGCTGAGACCAAAGAGATGGTAAACAAGGCGTTAAGCGAATTGCCCGAAAAGACAAAACGCGTCTTCCTCATGAGTCGCTTGGAAAATAAATCGAACATGCAAATCGCCACTGAATTAGGTATCTCAGCCAAAGGTGTGGAATTTCATATCACAAAAGCTTTGAAAAAACTTCGTATAAGCCTCAAAGATTACTATCCGCTCCTCTTTCTTTTCCTTGGCTAA
- a CDS encoding DUF3987 domain-containing protein — translation MNNNNLKISFFTHVWSKKSTLVGLEEFVTEIRGNRWTVFTDTYRRWVSEGKLKDATDMKRNMPAVVPGGTCRGGHAASQMQELSGLMVLDYDHTDGRTQEIIDLLKQLPYVAVAFISISGNGVKVFIRISIKEKGQYARIYAIVSAEVNRVVNFECDKQCTDISRMCYLCHDPNIYYNPDAKTFQIDTPQIPSSHSEAPKDVTPPWNEKSPAEAPGYMVTFINNFSQKHPFVTGARHACMLKLGQASRYRGFSSKEFEELKQLAIEKYSETDFSAKEIESTLQSGYQYISSNPEALKKSFRVHKVQGSPLGAPPYEGEGEEEDDLLEKSNELRADSPYFPKEVFEHLPSILKNTTNMARSPREQDMLLMGMIANMSTALPYVRFNYDQQEYSPHLYYACVAPAAAGKGIISLTAMITHAVHRHYEKAYKEQKKKYEQEKMAWDLEVQEAFRQKRKVDPSQRPEEPKGIYINISGNTSKSRLIEHLKNNGELGAIINVSEINTLASSISQDYGQQDDILCQAAHHEEITVSFKNTGDPIYVPSPRLSMCLSGTPNQFVNLIHSQENGLYSRFALLTAEAQWKWRSAAPRDNAEEYRTYFSQLGEEILKMHLSLLESPTRVQFSAQQWDKHSEFFKQCLKSVAVEAKEYTAAVVYRHGLLAMRIASILTTLRKCEERWWIEYRTCTDEDFNCAMQMTAVLLEHSLLLSSSLPENDHKAQPLKKFHHLEDILAELPESFTYSEFISAGFTFNLSLSTCKRLLKRSVKENYTDNQGDKYIKQEWARTMEHPKVNPEPCEP, via the coding sequence ATGAACAATAATAATTTAAAAATCTCATTCTTCACCCATGTGTGGAGTAAAAAATCCACTTTAGTAGGCCTGGAAGAGTTTGTAACCGAAATTCGGGGTAATCGCTGGACGGTATTTACCGATACATATCGACGTTGGGTAAGCGAGGGAAAACTCAAAGATGCCACGGATATGAAACGTAACATGCCGGCTGTGGTGCCGGGCGGAACATGTAGGGGCGGACATGCCGCTTCGCAAATGCAGGAACTCAGCGGACTGATGGTGCTGGATTATGACCACACGGACGGGCGCACGCAGGAGATCATCGACCTGCTGAAACAATTACCTTATGTGGCCGTAGCGTTTATCAGTATTTCAGGCAACGGCGTCAAAGTCTTCATCCGCATCTCCATCAAAGAGAAAGGGCAATATGCGCGCATCTACGCCATCGTCTCCGCCGAAGTAAACCGGGTGGTGAATTTTGAGTGCGACAAGCAATGCACGGACATCAGTCGCATGTGCTACCTGTGTCACGATCCCAACATTTATTACAATCCCGATGCGAAAACTTTCCAAATCGATACGCCGCAAATCCCTTCCTCCCATTCAGAGGCACCGAAAGATGTGACTCCCCCCTGGAATGAAAAAAGCCCTGCCGAAGCACCAGGATACATGGTTACGTTTATAAACAATTTCAGTCAAAAACACCCTTTTGTAACAGGTGCCAGACACGCCTGTATGCTTAAACTGGGACAGGCTTCAAGATATAGAGGATTTTCATCAAAAGAGTTCGAAGAACTGAAGCAACTGGCCATAGAAAAATATTCGGAAACCGATTTTTCGGCCAAAGAGATAGAAAGCACCTTACAGTCTGGTTATCAATATATTAGTTCAAATCCGGAAGCATTAAAAAAGTCATTCAGGGTTCACAAGGTTCAGGGTTCACCTTTGGGTGCTCCACCGTACGAGGGTGAGGGTGAAGAAGAGGACGATTTGTTAGAAAAAAGTAATGAATTAAGGGCCGATTCGCCTTACTTTCCGAAAGAGGTGTTCGAGCATCTTCCCTCGATACTAAAAAACACAACAAATATGGCACGAAGCCCTCGCGAGCAGGATATGCTGCTCATGGGCATGATAGCCAATATGAGCACCGCACTTCCTTATGTGCGTTTCAATTACGATCAGCAGGAATACTCCCCGCACCTGTATTATGCTTGTGTGGCTCCCGCAGCGGCCGGCAAGGGAATTATCTCGCTCACGGCCATGATTACCCACGCAGTGCATCGACACTATGAAAAAGCATACAAGGAACAGAAAAAGAAGTACGAGCAGGAGAAAATGGCGTGGGACTTAGAGGTGCAGGAGGCTTTTCGGCAAAAGAGGAAGGTAGATCCGTCTCAACGCCCCGAAGAACCCAAAGGCATCTACATCAACATCTCCGGCAACACGTCTAAAAGTCGCCTGATAGAACACCTCAAGAATAACGGAGAGCTCGGGGCAATCATTAATGTAAGCGAAATCAACACGCTGGCCTCCTCCATCAGTCAGGATTACGGGCAACAAGATGATATTTTGTGCCAAGCGGCCCATCACGAAGAAATTACCGTCTCCTTTAAAAATACGGGAGACCCCATTTATGTGCCTTCCCCACGCCTAAGCATGTGCCTTTCGGGCACGCCGAACCAGTTTGTCAACCTCATCCACTCACAAGAGAACGGTCTGTACAGTCGTTTTGCGCTGCTCACGGCAGAAGCGCAATGGAAATGGCGTTCGGCCGCTCCGCGTGATAATGCGGAAGAATACCGCACATACTTCAGTCAATTGGGCGAAGAAATACTTAAGATGCACCTCAGCCTCCTGGAGTCTCCCACCCGGGTGCAGTTCAGTGCCCAACAATGGGATAAGCACAGCGAGTTTTTTAAGCAATGCCTCAAAAGTGTAGCGGTGGAAGCTAAAGAGTATACTGCCGCCGTGGTCTATCGGCACGGGCTGCTGGCCATGCGCATAGCTTCCATATTAACGACTCTGAGAAAATGCGAAGAGCGGTGGTGGATAGAGTACCGCACATGTACCGACGAAGATTTTAACTGTGCCATGCAGATGACTGCCGTGTTGCTGGAACACAGCTTACTGCTCAGCTCCTCTTTACCGGAAAACGACCACAAGGCTCAGCCTCTGAAAAAGTTCCATCATTTAGAGGATATATTGGCTGAATTGCCAGAATCTTTTACTTATAGTGAGTTTATCTCCGCAGGGTTCACTTTTAACTTATCACTCAGCACATGCAAGCGGTTGCTAAAGCGGTCTGTAAAGGAGAATTATACTGATAATCAAGGAGATAAGTACATTAAGCAGGAATGGGCACGCACGATGGAGCACCCAAAGGTGAACCCTGAACCCTGTGAACCCTAA
- a CDS encoding CusA/CzcA family heavy metal efflux RND transporter, giving the protein MFQKLIKFSIENKLVIGVMTVALIIWGTYSLFQLPFDSTPDITNNQVQVMTQAPSLGAQEVEQFITTPLEMAFANIPKVIERRSISRSGLSVITIVFKEDVDIYWARQQVDQQLKEAEEVIPQGVAKIGLAPISTGLGEIYHYTTRARKGYEDKYNLSDLRTMQDWIVRKQLSGTEGVAEISGWGGFVKQYEVAIDAEKLNAANITISELYTALENNNENTGGSYIEQYSNQYFIRGLGVVTSLKDIEKIPVKIINGTPILIRDVAKVQFGSATRYGAVTRNGEGEVVAGITLMLKGENFQQVIENVKERMAQVQKSLPEGVVIEPFIDRTRLVNRVTDTITRNLIEGGLIVIFILILFLGNYKAGLVVASVIPLSMLFAFGMMRMFGVSGNLMSLGAIDFGLIVDGAVIIVEAVCHHISVTKDRYKGALLTQAQMDQEVFYSASKIRNSAAFGEIIIMIVYIPLLTLVGIEGKMFKPMAMTVFFAILGAFILSLTYVPMASALFLSKKAEHKRNISDMTMDKLRGFYRPIITKSLDWSKTVIISMIVLFAISIFAFNRMGGEFIPNLEEGDFAAEVSMAQGTSLSQMIKSCTQAEKILKEQFPEVKQAVSRIGSAEIPTDPMPVERADMMIALTPKKEWTSAKTKEDLMEKMEKAISVIPGLTVEMTQPIQMRTNELITGIKQDVAIKIYGNDQGILSASADKIASLIKNVNGVTDPFVEKVAGLPQIQVVYNRDQLAKYGISVKEANRVLKTAFAGSQAGYVFEEDRRFDLVLRMDKNLRNDITSLENLYLPLPSGGTIPLSQVAEIEYKDTPAQITREDGQRRIYVGFNVRGRDVQSTVFDIQNILDKEFKLPAGYYYTYGGQFQNLKEAKDRLMIAVPLALLLILFLLYATLKSVKESLFVFSAIPLSAIGGIWALWLRGMPFSISAGVGFIALFGVAVLNGIVLIGQFNLFEKERITDIKERVIKGCMLRLRPVIMTALVASLGFLPMALSTGDGAEVQRPLATVVIGGLLVATVLTLLVLPSIYKTFTKK; this is encoded by the coding sequence ATGTTTCAAAAACTAATTAAATTCTCGATAGAGAATAAATTGGTAATTGGAGTGATGACTGTAGCCCTTATCATTTGGGGTACCTATTCTTTATTTCAATTACCATTCGACTCCACTCCCGATATAACAAACAATCAGGTACAAGTCATGACCCAGGCTCCGTCATTAGGCGCCCAAGAAGTAGAACAATTCATTACCACCCCATTGGAAATGGCTTTTGCCAATATTCCAAAAGTTATAGAAAGAAGAAGCATCAGCCGGAGCGGATTATCTGTTATAACTATCGTATTTAAAGAAGATGTTGATATTTACTGGGCACGTCAGCAAGTAGACCAACAATTAAAAGAGGCCGAGGAAGTTATTCCACAGGGAGTAGCAAAAATCGGACTGGCTCCTATATCCACCGGATTAGGAGAAATATATCACTACACGACACGTGCCAGAAAAGGCTACGAAGATAAATATAACCTATCCGATTTGCGCACCATGCAAGACTGGATAGTCAGAAAGCAACTATCAGGAACCGAGGGAGTAGCCGAGATAAGCGGCTGGGGAGGCTTCGTAAAACAGTATGAGGTTGCCATTGATGCAGAGAAACTGAACGCGGCCAATATAACGATTTCCGAACTCTATACAGCGCTCGAAAACAACAATGAAAATACCGGGGGCAGCTATATTGAGCAGTACAGTAACCAATACTTCATACGCGGACTAGGTGTTGTGACTTCATTAAAAGACATCGAAAAAATACCGGTTAAAATAATAAACGGTACTCCTATCCTTATTCGGGATGTTGCTAAAGTGCAGTTCGGAAGCGCAACAAGATACGGAGCAGTAACACGTAACGGCGAAGGCGAAGTTGTTGCGGGCATAACCCTGATGTTGAAAGGAGAGAACTTTCAACAGGTCATTGAGAATGTAAAAGAACGTATGGCGCAGGTACAAAAGAGCCTACCCGAAGGAGTCGTTATCGAACCGTTTATTGACAGAACCCGGTTAGTAAACAGAGTGACCGATACCATTACCAGAAACCTGATAGAGGGAGGATTGATTGTTATATTTATCCTTATTCTCTTTTTAGGAAATTACAAAGCAGGATTAGTCGTCGCATCCGTCATTCCTCTGTCCATGCTTTTTGCGTTCGGTATGATGCGCATGTTTGGGGTTAGCGGAAACCTGATGAGCCTCGGAGCGATTGACTTCGGATTGATTGTCGACGGGGCGGTGATTATTGTTGAAGCCGTCTGTCATCATATAAGTGTCACAAAAGACCGATACAAGGGAGCTTTACTCACACAAGCACAGATGGATCAGGAAGTGTTTTATTCAGCTTCCAAAATAAGAAACAGTGCTGCATTCGGGGAAATCATCATTATGATTGTTTATATTCCTCTTCTCACATTGGTCGGTATAGAAGGTAAGATGTTTAAACCGATGGCAATGACAGTATTCTTTGCCATATTGGGTGCGTTTATCCTTTCCCTTACCTATGTTCCGATGGCAAGTGCTCTGTTTTTAAGTAAAAAGGCCGAGCACAAACGTAATATTTCGGATATGACAATGGATAAGCTTAGAGGCTTTTACCGTCCCATTATAACAAAAAGCCTTGATTGGAGCAAAACAGTGATCATAAGCATGATTGTCCTTTTCGCTATAAGCATTTTTGCGTTTAACAGAATGGGAGGAGAATTTATCCCCAACCTCGAAGAGGGAGACTTTGCTGCCGAAGTAAGTATGGCTCAGGGAACTTCATTGTCGCAGATGATTAAAAGCTGTACGCAAGCCGAAAAAATACTCAAAGAACAATTTCCGGAAGTAAAACAGGCTGTCAGCCGCATCGGTAGCGCAGAAATCCCCACCGATCCCATGCCCGTCGAACGGGCGGATATGATGATTGCTTTAACCCCCAAGAAAGAATGGACATCGGCCAAAACGAAAGAAGACCTGATGGAAAAGATGGAAAAAGCGATAAGTGTGATTCCCGGACTAACGGTGGAAATGACTCAGCCCATACAAATGCGTACCAATGAGCTGATAACAGGTATCAAGCAAGACGTAGCCATTAAGATTTACGGTAATGATCAAGGTATCCTCAGCGCATCGGCCGATAAGATTGCTTCTCTGATTAAAAATGTAAACGGGGTAACAGATCCGTTTGTCGAAAAAGTCGCCGGATTGCCGCAAATACAAGTGGTTTATAACCGGGATCAGTTAGCAAAATACGGTATATCCGTTAAAGAGGCCAACAGGGTACTTAAAACAGCATTTGCAGGAAGCCAGGCAGGATATGTATTTGAAGAAGACCGTCGATTCGACCTTGTTTTGAGGATGGATAAGAATTTGAGAAACGATATTACCTCTTTAGAAAATTTGTATCTACCGCTTCCTTCAGGAGGTACAATCCCTCTCTCTCAAGTGGCAGAAATCGAATACAAGGATACTCCCGCACAAATAACCCGTGAAGACGGGCAACGACGGATTTATGTCGGCTTCAATGTCAGAGGGCGCGATGTACAAAGCACCGTATTCGATATACAAAATATTCTGGATAAGGAATTTAAACTACCGGCCGGATATTATTATACATACGGAGGTCAATTCCAGAATCTGAAAGAAGCAAAAGACAGATTGATGATAGCAGTGCCACTGGCATTATTACTAATTCTTTTCTTGTTATATGCAACATTGAAGAGTGTTAAAGAATCCCTGTTCGTGTTTTCAGCCATACCGCTATCCGCTATTGGAGGTATCTGGGCTTTATGGCTACGGGGCATGCCGTTCAGTATTTCGGCAGGCGTCGGATTCATTGCACTATTCGGGGTTGCCGTGTTGAACGGTATCGTACTTATCGGGCAGTTCAACCTGTTTGAAAAAGAAAGAATAACAGACATTAAGGAAAGAGTTATCAAAGGGTGCATGCTTCGGTTACGACCTGTGATTATGACAGCGCTTGTCGCATCACTAGGTTTCCTTCCGATGGCATTATCCACCGGAGACGGAGCGGAAGTACAAAGACCTCTTGCTACGGTGGTGATCGGCGGATTACTGGTTGCAACGGTTCTCACATTACTTGTACTGCCTTCTATCTATAAAACGTTCACTAAAAAATAA
- a CDS encoding DUF4248 domain-containing protein has protein sequence MKEQEIDAPFPLRAYPKAELALLYSPGLCVTPALQKLYRWIRKNEELTAALREVGYDKYRHTFLRREVELIVKFLGIP, from the coding sequence ATGAAAGAACAGGAAATTGATGCTCCCTTCCCCCTCAGAGCCTATCCGAAAGCGGAACTGGCGCTGCTCTACTCACCGGGTTTGTGTGTGACGCCTGCTTTGCAGAAACTTTATCGGTGGATACGAAAGAATGAGGAGCTCACGGCGGCTCTTCGGGAGGTGGGCTATGATAAGTATCGACATACTTTTTTGCGACGTGAGGTAGAACTTATCGTGAAATTTCTTGGAATTCCCTGA
- a CDS encoding efflux RND transporter periplasmic adaptor subunit: MRTIYIALISLPLIFLASCGQSSKAETEKEKQEEAHGESVEVELTEAQMKAVDIQLGKIEQRALNSIIRVNGEMALDPQKKAEVTSLLGGSIKQILVIEGRYVSAGQAVAYLENTEIVELQKNYLTTKREALIAEQEYRRQKELSRQGAGVEKTLQQATANYEITKAQLAGLEKQLKQISISEEQVSAGNMVTQIPIKAPIAGTISKINISTGSYVDMQTPLMSITDNASIHCDVNVFEKDINRINIGQEVDITLTNQPGVNLKGEIYEINKSFEGDTRAIIAHAKIKGRADVKFIPGMYVTGLINVGKQKADAVPNDAIISNEGKKYIFVLEKEAEREGVKTYHFERVEVITGISELGYTQTTPVTELKKDATIVKSNAFYLGSMSTDHGEHGD; encoded by the coding sequence ATGAGAACAATATATATAGCACTGATAAGTTTGCCCCTGATATTTTTAGCGTCGTGCGGCCAAAGTTCCAAAGCTGAAACAGAAAAGGAAAAGCAGGAAGAAGCTCATGGCGAATCGGTAGAGGTTGAACTGACCGAAGCTCAAATGAAGGCGGTTGATATTCAGCTTGGAAAAATAGAGCAAAGAGCCCTGAACAGTATAATACGGGTAAACGGCGAAATGGCTTTAGACCCACAGAAAAAGGCGGAAGTCACCTCCCTTTTAGGCGGGAGCATCAAACAGATATTGGTTATCGAAGGCAGGTATGTAAGTGCAGGGCAAGCTGTAGCTTATCTGGAAAACACAGAAATCGTGGAACTGCAAAAAAACTACCTGACAACAAAGAGGGAGGCCCTGATTGCCGAACAGGAATACAGGAGGCAAAAAGAATTGTCCCGTCAAGGTGCGGGGGTTGAGAAAACTTTGCAGCAAGCAACAGCCAATTATGAAATAACAAAGGCACAGCTGGCAGGCCTGGAAAAGCAATTGAAACAAATATCCATTAGCGAGGAACAGGTTTCGGCAGGTAATATGGTGACTCAGATTCCAATAAAAGCTCCCATAGCAGGAACGATCAGTAAAATCAATATCAGCACGGGAAGCTATGTCGATATGCAAACACCTCTGATGAGCATTACAGACAATGCAAGTATCCATTGTGATGTCAACGTATTTGAAAAGGATATCAATCGAATCAATATCGGTCAGGAAGTGGATATTACACTGACCAATCAACCGGGCGTTAACTTGAAAGGCGAGATCTATGAAATAAACAAATCCTTTGAAGGGGATACCAGAGCTATTATTGCCCATGCGAAAATAAAAGGAAGGGCAGATGTCAAATTCATCCCCGGAATGTATGTAACCGGATTAATAAATGTAGGAAAGCAAAAGGCCGACGCCGTGCCGAATGATGCCATCATTAGCAATGAAGGTAAAAAGTACATATTTGTTTTAGAAAAAGAGGCTGAACGGGAAGGGGTAAAAACGTATCATTTCGAACGGGTGGAAGTAATAACCGGTATTAGTGAACTGGGATATACGCAGACAACTCCCGTAACCGAGTTGAAAAAAGATGCAACCATTGTTAAATCCAATGCATTTTATCTCGGATCAATGAGTACGGATCACGGAGAACACGGAGATTAA